One genomic region from Streptomyces sp. NBC_01304 encodes:
- a CDS encoding phosphatidylinositol-specific phospholipase C has translation MTMNRRGFLRGAAAVSAAGALTYAGAGPAHARARVLGTQDWMAGLPDATSLPTLTIPGTHDSGARFGGPWTECQNTTIAEQLASGVRFLDIRCRAIDGSFAIHHGAAFQNLMFGDVLVACRDFLAARPSETVLMRVKQEYSEVGDAEFAGIFGDYLDRRGWRSLFLIGGGLPALGAARGKVVLIADNGGLPGGLRWGDSSVFDLQDDYQAEPFAKWPKVEGHFRKAVASPGKQYINFVSCAAGLPPRWNADRLNPQVHSLIDSAGASGWRGLGIVPLDYPNTRSGLVTSLIRHNG, from the coding sequence ATGACCATGAACCGACGGGGATTCCTCAGGGGCGCGGCGGCCGTCTCCGCCGCAGGTGCGCTGACCTACGCGGGTGCGGGCCCGGCCCACGCTCGTGCGCGCGTGCTCGGTACGCAGGACTGGATGGCGGGGCTGCCTGACGCCACATCGCTGCCCACGCTCACCATCCCGGGCACGCACGACTCGGGGGCCCGGTTCGGCGGGCCCTGGACCGAGTGCCAGAACACCACGATCGCCGAGCAGTTGGCGTCGGGCGTGCGCTTCCTGGACATACGCTGCCGGGCCATCGACGGCTCCTTCGCGATCCACCACGGGGCGGCCTTCCAGAACCTGATGTTCGGCGATGTGCTGGTCGCCTGCCGGGACTTCCTGGCGGCCCGTCCGTCGGAGACGGTCCTGATGCGGGTCAAGCAGGAGTACTCGGAGGTCGGGGACGCGGAGTTCGCAGGGATCTTCGGGGACTACCTGGACCGGCGGGGCTGGCGCTCGCTCTTCCTCATCGGGGGTGGGCTGCCCGCGCTGGGGGCGGCCCGGGGCAAGGTGGTCCTGATCGCGGACAACGGAGGGCTGCCGGGCGGGCTGCGCTGGGGGGACTCCTCGGTCTTCGACCTTCAGGACGACTATCAGGCGGAGCCGTTCGCCAAGTGGCCCAAGGTGGAAGGCCACTTCCGCAAGGCCGTCGCCTCGCCGGGGAAGCAGTACATCAACTTCGTCAGCTGCGCGGCCGGGCTGCCACCGCGCTGGAACGCCGACCGGCTCAACCCTCAGGTGCACTCGCTGATCGACAGCGCGGGGGCGAGCGGGTGGCGGGGTCTGGGGATCGTTCCCCTGGATTACCCCAACACCCGCTCGGGCCTGGTCACTTCGCTCATCCGCCACAACGGGTAA
- the abc-f gene encoding ribosomal protection-like ABC-F family protein: MTLTDVTKHYGPDHPVLDRVTLTIRPGERLGVVGDNGSGKSTLLRLLAGQATPDNGTLSVRAPGGIGYLPQTLELPDTATIGDAIDLALSDLRTLHRRIRATEATLADADEAAYTRYAELIDEFESRGGHDADRRVEVVLSHLGGGSRPLDRSRTLGTLSGGQRSRLALAATLASSPELLLLDEPTNDLDDEAAAWLEEHLRHHRGTVVAVTHDRTFLDRVTQTVLEVDQDRRTVRRYGNGYGGYLTAKAAERAAWAREYEEWRAEVARHSKLADSHIGALSAIPRKAPAAFSGAGAFRARSRAHGAMSRIRNARERLHRLTEDPVPAPPEPLRFTGTVEGRPGAGAELVGVRVPGRLYVDELSLPPGGRLLVTGPNGAGKSTLLGVLAGELTPESGTVKAPARVGLLRQNTSAPRDLRTVLAAYAAGRDGVPEDYAQELFALGLFRAGDLATPVGALSTGQRRRLELARLVSEPVDLLLLDEPTNHLSPALVEELEAALASYPGALVIVTHDRRIRAGFTGSHLELAPLEPAPETR; this comes from the coding sequence ATCACCCTCACCGACGTAACCAAGCACTACGGCCCCGACCACCCCGTCCTGGACCGAGTGACCCTCACCATCCGCCCCGGCGAAAGGCTGGGCGTCGTCGGCGACAACGGCTCGGGGAAGTCCACCCTCCTCCGCCTCCTCGCCGGCCAGGCGACCCCGGACAACGGCACCCTCAGCGTCCGCGCCCCCGGCGGCATCGGGTACCTCCCCCAGACACTCGAACTCCCGGACACGGCCACGATCGGCGACGCCATCGATCTGGCCCTGTCCGACCTGCGCACCCTGCACCGCCGGATCCGGGCGACCGAAGCCACCCTGGCGGACGCCGACGAGGCCGCGTACACCCGATACGCCGAACTGATCGACGAGTTCGAGAGCCGCGGCGGCCACGACGCCGACCGTCGGGTCGAAGTCGTCCTCAGTCACCTGGGCGGCGGGAGCCGCCCTCTCGACAGGAGCCGAACGCTCGGCACCCTCTCCGGAGGGCAGCGCTCCCGCCTCGCCCTCGCCGCCACCCTCGCCTCGTCCCCCGAGCTGCTCCTGCTCGACGAGCCGACCAACGACCTGGACGACGAGGCCGCGGCCTGGCTGGAGGAGCATCTCCGCCACCACCGGGGCACGGTCGTCGCGGTCACGCACGACCGCACGTTCCTGGACCGGGTGACGCAGACGGTCCTGGAGGTCGACCAGGACCGGCGGACCGTCCGCCGGTACGGCAACGGATACGGCGGCTACCTCACCGCCAAGGCCGCCGAACGGGCCGCCTGGGCAAGGGAGTACGAGGAATGGCGGGCCGAAGTCGCCCGGCACAGCAAGCTCGCCGACTCGCACATCGGCGCGCTGTCGGCCATCCCCCGCAAGGCCCCGGCCGCGTTCAGCGGGGCCGGCGCCTTCCGGGCCCGCTCCCGGGCGCACGGCGCGATGAGCCGTATCCGCAATGCCCGCGAGCGGCTGCACCGCCTCACCGAGGACCCCGTACCCGCACCGCCCGAGCCGCTGCGGTTCACGGGCACGGTCGAGGGACGTCCCGGGGCCGGGGCGGAGCTCGTCGGCGTACGCGTACCGGGTCGGCTGTACGTCGACGAGCTGAGCCTGCCGCCCGGCGGGCGGCTGCTCGTCACGGGGCCCAACGGGGCTGGAAAGTCGACCCTGTTGGGGGTCCTGGCGGGCGAGCTGACACCCGAGAGCGGCACCGTGAAGGCCCCCGCCCGGGTCGGCCTCCTCCGGCAGAACACCTCCGCGCCCCGGGACCTGCGTACGGTTCTCGCCGCCTACGCGGCCGGCCGCGACGGCGTTCCCGAGGACTACGCGCAGGAGTTGTTCGCCCTCGGCCTGTTCCGCGCGGGCGACCTCGCCACCCCGGTCGGCGCCCTGTCCACCGGACAGCGCCGCAGGCTCGAACTGGCCCGCCTGGTGAGCGAGCCGGTCGACCTGCTGCTGCTCGACGAGCCGACGAACCACCTCTCCCCCGCCCTGGTGGAGGAGCTGGAGGCTGCCCTGGCCAGCTATCCCGGGGCCCTGGTGATCGTCACCCACGACCGGCGCATCCGCGCGGGCTTCACCGGCTCACATCTCGAGCTGGCTCCCCTTGAGCCTGCACCCGAGACCCGGTAG
- a CDS encoding helix-turn-helix domain-containing protein: protein MDELVDAPGESGRAVLGRTLKYLREKHGKSLGQLAEDSGYDKSYLHRLESGHRLSKMTVMEDLDAYYETGDLLVSHWKVARLDAFEDQYKRFMKLEATARVMQKFALGVPGLFQTEAFAREVLSGAQTTADGDEVVEEMVAARLGRQYLLQQKPLPDVRVIMDESAFRRPASRAKTWDDQLLRIEAVAMWPNVTLHVLPFSVGVHHHMTGSLTLLWQGDGSAVAYREGNGCGELIADEDGALRERLSYDRLRDLALSPSDSLAFVRDVLEEHRS from the coding sequence ATGGACGAACTGGTTGACGCGCCGGGCGAATCGGGGCGTGCCGTGCTGGGGCGCACGCTCAAGTACCTGCGCGAGAAGCACGGGAAGTCCCTGGGGCAGCTGGCCGAGGACAGCGGGTACGACAAGAGCTATCTGCACCGGCTGGAATCGGGGCACCGGCTCTCCAAGATGACGGTCATGGAGGACCTCGACGCCTACTACGAGACCGGTGACCTGCTGGTCAGCCACTGGAAGGTGGCCCGGCTCGACGCGTTCGAGGACCAGTACAAGAGGTTCATGAAGCTGGAAGCAACGGCGCGTGTGATGCAGAAGTTCGCGCTGGGTGTCCCTGGCCTGTTCCAGACCGAGGCTTTCGCCCGCGAGGTGTTGTCTGGGGCCCAGACAACGGCTGATGGCGACGAGGTGGTCGAGGAAATGGTGGCGGCACGCCTTGGGCGGCAGTACCTGCTTCAGCAGAAACCGCTGCCCGATGTGCGCGTCATCATGGACGAGTCTGCGTTCCGGCGGCCTGCTTCCCGGGCGAAGACCTGGGATGACCAGCTACTACGCATCGAGGCCGTCGCGATGTGGCCCAATGTGACGCTGCATGTGCTGCCCTTCTCCGTGGGCGTGCACCACCACATGACCGGATCATTGACGTTGCTCTGGCAGGGCGACGGGAGTGCCGTTGCCTACAGGGAAGGCAACGGGTGCGGTGAGTTGATCGCGGACGAGGACGGGGCCCTGCGGGAACGACTGTCCTACGATCGGCTGCGAGATCTGGCGCTGTCCCCGTCCGACTCACTCGCATTCGTCAGGGATGTCTTGGAGGAGCACCGATCATGA
- a CDS encoding DUF397 domain-containing protein translates to MTHPLDLGTAAWRKSSYSHGGDNDCVEVADNYPGLVPVRDSKSPSGPVLVFPAKAWAAFTRQMAEA, encoded by the coding sequence ATGACGCATCCGCTCGATCTCGGCACTGCTGCATGGCGTAAGTCGTCGTACAGCCATGGCGGAGACAACGACTGCGTCGAGGTAGCCGACAACTACCCCGGCCTGGTCCCCGTCCGCGACAGCAAGTCCCCGTCCGGCCCCGTCCTCGTGTTCCCGGCCAAGGCCTGGGCGGCATTCACCCGGCAGATGGCGGAGGCGTAG
- a CDS encoding HAMP domain-containing sensor histidine kinase, with product MIKRFRALPLRSRLALLVATAVAVAVAASAVACWFVVRNALYDSLDDSLAQDRASLNSQLVADLAQRGQCRASGPILAPDSEDPAAKALRLTIQVVDPQGHRCVIRGEALKVDTSDTRVAANESEDSLHNAKAADGTEYRVLTYHLENYTSGAVSLGRPLTEVNDTLSNLTWFLVFVAGIGAVGAGIAGLWVARTGLRPVDDLTETVEHVARTEDLTVQIPAEGDDEIARLSRSFNAMTAALASSQERQAQLIADAGHELRTPLTSLRTNIELLARSEDTGRAIPPDDRKALLASVKAQMTELAALIGDLQELARPDTGHAAKVQVVGLHEIVQAAIERARLRGPELTITAELDPWFVRAEPPALERAIVNILDNAVKFSPPGASIEVSLAKGELTVRDHGPGIPADELPHVFDRFWRSPSARALPGSGLGLSIVARTVQQSGGSVELRAGEGCGTVASVSLPGAPTPPPSAG from the coding sequence GTGATCAAGCGCTTCAGGGCACTGCCCCTGCGGTCGAGGCTGGCGCTCCTGGTGGCCACGGCGGTGGCAGTCGCGGTGGCGGCTTCGGCGGTGGCTTGTTGGTTCGTCGTGCGCAACGCGCTGTACGACTCGCTGGACGACTCCCTGGCCCAGGACCGGGCTTCGCTCAACAGCCAGTTGGTGGCCGACCTGGCCCAGCGCGGCCAGTGCCGGGCCTCGGGCCCGATCCTCGCCCCCGACTCGGAAGACCCGGCGGCCAAGGCCCTGCGGCTGACCATCCAGGTCGTCGATCCGCAGGGCCACAGGTGCGTGATCAGGGGCGAGGCGCTCAAGGTGGACACCTCCGACACTCGGGTCGCCGCCAACGAGTCGGAAGACTCGCTGCACAACGCCAAGGCAGCCGACGGCACCGAGTACCGTGTCCTCACCTATCACCTGGAGAACTACACCTCAGGCGCCGTCTCGCTGGGTCGGCCGCTCACCGAGGTGAACGACACCCTCTCCAACCTCACCTGGTTCCTCGTCTTCGTCGCCGGTATCGGAGCGGTCGGCGCCGGAATCGCCGGCCTCTGGGTGGCCCGCACCGGCCTGCGTCCCGTCGACGACCTCACCGAAACCGTCGAACACGTAGCCCGCACAGAAGACTTGACCGTCCAGATCCCCGCCGAAGGCGACGACGAAATCGCCCGCCTCTCCCGCTCCTTCAACGCGATGACCGCCGCCCTCGCCTCCTCCCAGGAACGCCAGGCCCAGCTCATCGCCGACGCCGGGCACGAGCTGCGTACCCCGCTCACCTCCCTGCGTACGAACATCGAGCTGCTCGCCCGAAGCGAGGACACCGGCCGCGCCATCCCCCCGGACGACCGCAAGGCCCTGCTCGCCTCGGTGAAGGCCCAGATGACCGAACTGGCCGCCCTCATCGGCGACTTGCAGGAGCTGGCCCGCCCGGACACCGGGCATGCGGCGAAGGTCCAGGTGGTCGGGTTGCACGAGATCGTGCAGGCGGCGATCGAGCGCGCCCGGCTGCGCGGACCGGAGCTGACGATCACAGCCGAGCTCGACCCCTGGTTCGTACGGGCCGAGCCACCCGCCCTGGAGCGGGCCATCGTGAACATCCTGGACAACGCGGTGAAGTTCAGCCCGCCGGGCGCCTCGATCGAAGTCTCCCTGGCCAAGGGCGAGTTGACGGTACGGGACCACGGCCCCGGCATCCCCGCGGACGAGCTCCCGCACGTCTTCGACCGCTTCTGGCGCTCACCCTCGGCGCGAGCCCTGCCCGGGTCGGGCCTCGGGCTGTCAATCGTGGCGCGGACGGTGCAGCAGAGCGGGGGCTCGGTGGAGCTCCGGGCCGGGGAGGGCTGCGGGACGGTCGCGTCGGTGTCGCTGCCGGGTGCGCCTACGCCTCCGCCATCTGCCGGGTGA
- a CDS encoding response regulator transcription factor, with amino-acid sequence MSPAEGDQQRILIVDDEPAVREALQRSLAFEGYGTEVAGDGIEALEKAAAYAPDLVVLDIQMPRMDGLTAARRLRSTGSTTPILMLTARDTVGDRVTGLDAGADDYLVKPFELDELFARIRALLRRSSYAATALGAEEFSGDVLEFADLKMNLATREVTRGGRTVELTRTEFTLLEMFLAHPRQVLTREQILKAVWGFDFEPSSNSLDVYVMYLRRKTEAGGEPRLVHTVRGVGYALRAGGGE; translated from the coding sequence ATGAGCCCCGCCGAAGGCGACCAGCAGCGCATTCTCATCGTCGACGACGAGCCCGCCGTCCGCGAGGCGCTGCAGCGCAGCCTCGCCTTCGAGGGCTATGGCACGGAGGTTGCCGGGGACGGCATCGAGGCCCTGGAGAAGGCCGCGGCGTACGCCCCCGACCTCGTGGTCCTCGACATCCAGATGCCGCGCATGGACGGCCTCACCGCCGCGCGTCGGCTCCGCTCGACCGGCTCGACGACGCCCATCCTGATGCTCACGGCGCGGGACACGGTCGGGGATCGGGTGACGGGGTTGGATGCCGGCGCCGACGACTATCTGGTCAAGCCCTTCGAGCTGGACGAACTCTTCGCCCGGATCCGGGCGCTGCTTCGGCGCAGCTCGTACGCGGCCACGGCGCTCGGGGCCGAGGAATTCTCCGGCGACGTACTCGAGTTCGCCGACCTGAAGATGAATCTGGCGACGCGGGAGGTCACGCGGGGCGGGCGGACCGTGGAGCTGACCCGGACCGAGTTCACCTTGCTGGAGATGTTCCTGGCCCACCCTCGACAGGTGCTCACGCGCGAGCAGATCCTCAAGGCGGTGTGGGGCTTCGACTTCGAGCCGAGCTCCAACTCCCTTGATGTGTACGTGATGTACCTGAGGAGGAAGACCGAGGCGGGGGGTGAGCCTCGGCTGGTTCATACCGTGCGTGGGGTGGGGTATGCGTTGCGGGCTGGGGGCGGGGAGTGA
- a CDS encoding S1C family serine protease, whose translation MTESPRRNGDHPEQQQPSYDSSAYGSSAYGSAHHGGTPAPGAYPPPPAHTPQQPVSVAPGTTVWPGWGSAAGAGGHGGHDGGTAQFAAEPAPEQGPGGHATRKRARGPVALLAAVALAAAAVGGGTAYAAQELFGQSGSNGSGINVSNTSANSGKSGVAGVADAVSQSIVEVNATSGSGKSTGSGVIITSGGEIITNNHVIAGATSVKVKLKDGKTYDAKVVGTDSDKDLALLKVEGASGLKAATLGDSDKVNVGDQVVAIGSPEGLTGTVTSGIVSAKDRDVTVAKGDDGQQQQQQQQQGGGWPFEYGGQQFNGDTGSNKTTYKAIQTDASLNPGNSGGALIDMNGNIIGINSAMYSPSASSGSSSGSVGLGFAIPINDVKADLSKLRGGSMT comes from the coding sequence ATGACCGAGAGCCCCCGCCGCAACGGCGACCACCCCGAGCAGCAGCAGCCCTCCTACGACTCGTCCGCGTACGGTTCGTCCGCGTACGGCTCCGCGCACCACGGCGGTACGCCGGCCCCGGGCGCCTATCCCCCGCCCCCGGCGCACACCCCGCAGCAGCCGGTGAGCGTCGCACCCGGCACCACCGTGTGGCCCGGCTGGGGCTCGGCGGCCGGCGCGGGTGGACACGGCGGACATGACGGCGGTACCGCGCAGTTCGCCGCCGAGCCCGCCCCCGAGCAGGGACCCGGCGGCCACGCGACCAGGAAGCGCGCCCGCGGACCCGTCGCGCTGCTCGCCGCGGTCGCCCTCGCCGCCGCGGCGGTCGGTGGCGGTACGGCGTACGCGGCCCAGGAGCTCTTCGGCCAGAGCGGCTCGAACGGCAGCGGCATCAACGTCAGCAACACCTCCGCCAACAGCGGCAAGAGCGGTGTCGCCGGCGTCGCCGACGCGGTCAGCCAGTCCATCGTCGAGGTCAACGCGACCTCGGGATCCGGCAAGTCCACCGGCTCCGGCGTGATCATCACGTCCGGCGGCGAGATCATCACCAACAACCACGTGATCGCCGGCGCCACCTCGGTCAAGGTCAAGCTGAAGGACGGCAAGACGTACGACGCCAAGGTCGTCGGCACCGACAGCGACAAGGACCTCGCGCTGCTCAAGGTCGAGGGCGCCTCCGGCCTGAAGGCCGCGACGCTCGGCGACTCGGACAAGGTCAACGTCGGCGACCAGGTCGTCGCCATCGGCTCCCCCGAGGGCCTGACCGGCACCGTCACCAGCGGCATCGTCTCCGCCAAGGACCGCGACGTCACCGTGGCCAAGGGCGACGACGGTCAGCAGCAGCAACAACAGCAACAGCAGGGCGGCGGCTGGCCGTTCGAGTACGGCGGCCAGCAGTTCAACGGCGACACCGGGTCGAACAAGACCACGTACAAGGCGATCCAGACCGACGCCTCGCTCAACCCCGGCAACTCCGGCGGCGCCCTCATCGACATGAACGGCAACATCATCGGCATCAACTCGGCCATGTACTCGCCGAGTGCGTCCTCCGGCTCCAGCTCGGGCAGCGTCGGCCTGGGCTTCGCGATCCCGATCAACGACGTGAAGGCCGACCTGTCCAAGCTGCGCGGCGGGTCCATGACCTGA
- a CDS encoding LacI family DNA-binding transcriptional regulator — MAKVTRDDVARLAGTSTAVVSYVINNGPRPVAPATRERVLAAIKELGYRPDRVAQAMASRRTDLIGMIVPDARQPFFAELTHAVERAAAERGQMVLVGNSDYLDEREVHYLRAFLGMRVSGLILISQGPSEHAAAEIEAWDARVVLLHRRPEAIEDVAVVTDDIGGAQLATRHLLEHGYEYVACLGGVEFTPMIGDPVTDHVEGWRRAMAEANLSTEGRLFEAPYNRYDAYKVALELLAGPDRPPAIVCATDDQAIGVLRAARELRIDVPGELAVAGFDDVKEAALTDPPLTTIASDRPAMARAAVDLVLDDSLRVAGSRRERLRRFPCRLVVRQSCGCP, encoded by the coding sequence GTGGCCAAGGTGACGCGGGATGATGTAGCACGACTGGCGGGGACATCGACCGCGGTCGTGAGCTACGTCATCAACAACGGACCCCGGCCGGTCGCCCCGGCCACGCGCGAGCGGGTACTCGCCGCCATCAAGGAGCTGGGCTACCGGCCCGACCGGGTTGCCCAGGCCATGGCCTCGCGGCGCACGGACCTCATAGGCATGATCGTGCCGGATGCCCGTCAGCCCTTCTTCGCGGAGCTGACGCACGCCGTCGAGCGGGCGGCGGCCGAGCGCGGTCAGATGGTCCTGGTCGGCAACTCCGACTACCTCGACGAGCGCGAGGTGCACTACCTGCGGGCCTTCCTCGGCATGCGCGTCTCCGGCCTGATCCTGATCAGCCAGGGCCCCAGCGAGCACGCCGCCGCGGAGATCGAGGCCTGGGACGCACGCGTCGTCCTGCTGCACCGCCGTCCCGAGGCCATCGAGGACGTCGCGGTCGTGACGGACGACATCGGTGGCGCGCAGCTCGCCACCCGGCACCTCCTGGAACACGGCTACGAGTACGTCGCCTGCCTCGGCGGCGTCGAGTTCACGCCGATGATCGGCGACCCGGTCACCGACCACGTCGAGGGCTGGCGCCGGGCCATGGCGGAGGCGAACCTCTCCACCGAGGGCCGGCTCTTCGAAGCCCCGTACAACCGCTACGACGCCTACAAGGTCGCCCTCGAACTCCTCGCGGGCCCCGACCGCCCGCCGGCCATCGTCTGCGCGACGGACGACCAGGCGATCGGCGTGCTGCGTGCGGCCCGCGAGCTGCGCATAGACGTCCCCGGCGAGCTGGCGGTCGCGGGCTTCGACGACGTCAAGGAGGCGGCGCTCACCGACCCGCCCCTGACGACGATCGCCTCGGACCGTCCCGCGATGGCCCGGGCCGCCGTGGACCTCGTCCTGGACGACTCGCTCCGGGTCGCGGGTTCGCGCCGCGAGCGCCTGCGCCGGTTCCCCTGCCGTCTGGTCGTACGCCAGTCCTGCGGCTGCCCGTAA
- a CDS encoding response regulator transcription factor — MSSLLLLTNALQPSTEVLPALGLLLHNVRVAPAEGPALVDTPGADVILIDGRRDLPQVRSLCQLLRSTGPGCPLILVVTEGGLAAVTADWGIDDVLLDTAGPAEVEARLRLAMGRQQITGDDSPMEIRNGDLSVDEATYSAKLKGRVLDLTFKEFELLKYLAQHPGRVFTRAQLLQEVWGYDYFGGTRTVDVHVRRLRAKLGPEHESLIGTVRNVGYRFVTPEKPDKGARAADEAKAKAAALPEPAEETVPSAPATVAEAVPVRPVKR, encoded by the coding sequence ATGAGTTCTCTGCTGCTCCTGACCAATGCCCTTCAGCCGTCGACGGAGGTGCTCCCCGCTCTCGGCCTGCTCCTGCACAACGTGCGAGTGGCTCCGGCGGAGGGGCCCGCACTCGTCGACACCCCGGGTGCCGATGTCATCCTCATCGACGGCCGGCGTGATCTTCCCCAGGTACGCAGCCTCTGTCAGCTGCTGCGTTCCACGGGCCCCGGCTGCCCGCTGATCCTCGTCGTGACGGAGGGCGGTCTCGCGGCCGTCACCGCCGACTGGGGCATCGACGATGTGCTGCTCGACACCGCAGGTCCGGCCGAGGTCGAGGCACGCCTCCGGCTCGCGATGGGCCGGCAGCAGATCACCGGCGACGACTCCCCGATGGAGATCCGCAACGGCGACCTCTCCGTCGACGAGGCGACGTACAGCGCGAAGCTCAAGGGCCGGGTCCTCGACCTGACCTTCAAGGAGTTCGAGCTCCTCAAGTACCTGGCGCAGCACCCGGGCCGGGTCTTCACCCGCGCCCAGCTCCTCCAGGAGGTCTGGGGCTACGACTACTTCGGCGGTACGCGCACGGTGGATGTGCACGTACGACGGCTGCGGGCCAAGCTCGGCCCGGAGCACGAGTCGCTGATCGGGACGGTCCGCAACGTCGGCTACCGCTTCGTCACCCCGGAGAAGCCCGACAAGGGCGCCCGGGCCGCGGACGAGGCGAAGGCCAAGGCGGCTGCGCTGCCGGAGCCTGCCGAGGAGACGGTGCCGAGCGCCCCCGCGACCGTGGCCGAAGCGGTACCCGTTCGACCTGTGAAGCGGTAG
- a CDS encoding alpha/beta hydrolase: protein MSSPLSGRTARSFVPTITPDGALTPTGRVRRVTLRTSDGVPIDAAYEPGPTGAEGLAIVLAHGFTGDLERPHVRRAAGVFAQYAAVVTFSFRGHGKSGGRSTVGDREVLDLAAAVAWARSLGHTRVVTVGFSMGGSVVLRHAALHGGGAGSAHGGRTEDSGRMDARTDAVVAVSAPARWYYRGTAPMRRLHFVVMNPVGRLVGRLGLRTRIHSQEWDPVPLSPVESVPLIAPTPLLVVHGDRDPYFPLDHPRMLAAAAGGGAELWLEPGMGHAEHAAGEALLRRIAAWAA, encoded by the coding sequence ATGAGTTCCCCCCTGTCAGGTAGAACAGCGCGATCTTTTGTGCCAACGATCACTCCTGACGGAGCCTTGACGCCCACCGGGCGCGTCCGTCGGGTGACCCTGCGTACGTCGGACGGTGTGCCGATCGACGCCGCGTACGAGCCCGGTCCGACGGGGGCCGAGGGCTTGGCGATCGTGCTCGCGCACGGTTTCACGGGCGATCTGGAGCGGCCTCATGTGCGGCGGGCCGCGGGCGTCTTCGCGCAGTACGCGGCCGTGGTCACGTTCTCCTTCAGGGGGCACGGCAAGTCCGGCGGACGCTCCACGGTGGGCGACCGCGAGGTGCTCGATCTGGCGGCGGCGGTCGCTTGGGCGCGCTCGCTCGGGCACACCCGGGTGGTCACCGTCGGCTTCTCGATGGGCGGATCCGTGGTGCTCCGGCACGCGGCGCTGCACGGCGGTGGCGCGGGTTCGGCGCACGGGGGGCGCACGGAGGACTCGGGGCGCATGGACGCGCGTACGGATGCGGTCGTCGCGGTGAGTGCTCCCGCGCGGTGGTACTACCGGGGGACCGCGCCCATGCGGCGCCTGCATTTCGTGGTGATGAATCCGGTGGGGCGTCTGGTGGGGAGGCTCGGGCTCCGCACCCGCATCCACTCCCAGGAGTGGGACCCGGTGCCGCTGTCGCCGGTGGAGTCGGTCCCCTTGATCGCGCCTACGCCGTTGCTCGTGGTCCACGGCGACCGTGACCCGTACTTCCCTCTGGACCATCCGCGGATGCTTGCGGCTGCCGCCGGGGGTGGGGCCGAGCTGTGGCTGGAGCCGGGGATGGGTCATGCGGAGCATGCGGCGGGGGAGGCATTGCTGCGGCGGATCGCGGCTTGGGCGGCTTGA
- a CDS encoding MoaD/ThiS family protein — protein sequence MANGTIRYWAAAKQAAGLAEEPYDAATLAEALTGARQRHPGELVRVLQRCSFLIDGDPVGTRDHETVRLAEGGTVEVLPPFAGG from the coding sequence ATGGCAAACGGCACCATCCGATACTGGGCCGCGGCCAAGCAGGCCGCAGGGCTCGCCGAAGAGCCCTACGACGCGGCGACGCTCGCCGAAGCCCTGACCGGAGCGCGGCAGCGACACCCCGGCGAACTCGTCCGCGTACTGCAGCGATGCTCATTCCTCATCGACGGTGACCCCGTGGGTACCCGAGACCATGAGACGGTACGCCTGGCCGAGGGCGGCACGGTCGAGGTGCTCCCGCCGTTCGCAGGAGGGTGA
- a CDS encoding LmeA family phospholipid-binding protein has translation MRALRIVAIIAVILGAIFVAADRIAVGYAEDEVAKKVQASEGLAEKPDVSIKGFPFLTQIAGGELDEVEIGIGGYEASNGGDKVLIDELNAQATGVTLSDNFSSATAARATGSARIAYAELLKAAKVEPAKLGLGATAKVVGLSDGGNGKIKVRVEISGGGAKKQIDVLSSAHVEGGDTIKVDADSIPKKLDLGVLAIPLPERVIREITDFEQKVQGLPTGIKLDKVEAVEEGVAISGTALNVNLAG, from the coding sequence ATGCGCGCCTTGCGAATAGTTGCCATCATCGCCGTCATATTGGGCGCCATCTTCGTGGCGGCCGACCGCATCGCCGTCGGCTACGCAGAGGACGAGGTGGCGAAGAAGGTACAGGCCAGCGAGGGCCTGGCCGAGAAGCCCGACGTCTCGATCAAGGGCTTTCCCTTCCTGACCCAGATCGCGGGCGGCGAGCTCGACGAGGTGGAGATCGGCATCGGGGGGTACGAGGCCTCCAACGGGGGCGACAAGGTGCTGATCGACGAGCTGAACGCACAGGCGACGGGGGTCACGCTCTCCGACAACTTCAGCTCCGCCACCGCCGCCCGGGCCACCGGCTCCGCGCGCATCGCCTACGCCGAGCTCCTGAAGGCCGCCAAGGTCGAGCCGGCCAAGCTGGGCCTGGGCGCCACCGCCAAGGTGGTCGGCCTCTCCGACGGGGGCAACGGCAAGATCAAGGTCAGGGTAGAGATCAGCGGCGGCGGCGCGAAGAAGCAGATCGACGTGCTCAGCTCGGCCCACGTCGAGGGCGGCGACACCATCAAGGTCGACGCCGACAGCATCCCGAAGAAGCTGGACCTGGGCGTCCTGGCCATCCCGCTCCCGGAGCGCGTGATCCGCGAGATCACGGACTTCGAGCAGAAGGTGCAGGGCCTGCCGACCGGGATCAAGCTCGACAAGGTCGAGGCGGTCGAGGAGGGCGTGGCCATCTCGGGCACGGCCCTGAACGTGAATCTCGCCGGCTGA